A section of the Streptomyces sp. NBC_01591 genome encodes:
- a CDS encoding RNA polymerase sigma-70 factor — MDERTERATGVSGRSPHSGETDSATETFVVHRNLLFTVAYEMLGSAADAEDILQETWLRWADVDHEAARDPRAFLVRITTRQALTRLRTLRRRKESYVGPWLPEPLLTAPDVAEDIELTDSVSMAMLLVLETFAPTERAVFVLRDVFDLGYDEIAQAVDKTPAAVRQIAHRARAHVAARRPREVVSPPRTRSVLATFQQAVETGDLQRLLDIIAPDVVLLTDGGGVVRAALEPVVGAEAVANVLGRLASASLQPAQVNGHPALILRTGGEIDTVRAVRLESGLITGLYAVRNPEKLHASARRPQWAAEPERIRLGRPGQAPARRS, encoded by the coding sequence ATGGACGAACGCACCGAGCGAGCGACCGGCGTGAGCGGGCGCAGTCCTCACTCCGGCGAGACGGACTCCGCCACCGAGACGTTCGTCGTCCATCGCAACCTGTTGTTCACGGTTGCCTACGAGATGCTCGGCTCCGCCGCCGACGCCGAGGACATCCTTCAGGAGACCTGGCTGCGCTGGGCGGACGTCGACCACGAAGCGGCGCGGGACCCGCGTGCCTTCCTGGTCCGCATCACCACGCGCCAGGCGTTGACACGGCTGCGTACGCTGCGTCGGCGCAAGGAGTCCTATGTCGGCCCCTGGCTGCCCGAACCCCTGCTGACGGCACCCGATGTCGCCGAGGACATCGAGTTGACCGACAGCGTCTCCATGGCGATGCTGCTCGTGCTGGAGACGTTCGCGCCGACCGAGCGGGCCGTGTTCGTGCTGCGCGACGTCTTCGATCTCGGGTACGACGAGATCGCGCAGGCCGTCGACAAGACCCCCGCCGCGGTCCGGCAGATCGCCCACCGCGCACGGGCCCACGTCGCGGCGCGCCGACCGCGTGAGGTCGTATCCCCGCCCCGGACACGCAGCGTGCTTGCGACTTTCCAACAGGCAGTCGAAACGGGCGACTTGCAGCGCCTGCTCGACATCATCGCTCCGGACGTCGTGCTGCTGACCGACGGCGGCGGAGTCGTACGGGCCGCACTGGAGCCTGTCGTGGGTGCCGAGGCGGTGGCCAACGTGCTGGGCAGGCTCGCGTCCGCGTCCTTGCAGCCGGCCCAGGTCAACGGCCACCCGGCACTGATCCTGCGCACGGGTGGCGAGATCGACACTGTCCGTGCGGTACGGCTCGAAAGCGGCCTCATCACCGGGCTCTACGCCGTCCGCAACCCCGAGAAACTTCACGCATCGGCCAGGAGACCGCAGTGGGCCGCTGAGCCCGAACGGATCCGCCTCGGGCGACCTGGACAGGCCCCAGCGAGGCGGAGCTGA
- a CDS encoding carboxymuconolactone decarboxylase family protein gives MEPRMNLFAHEIGAKIGKRIFAVSQVIQESPLPKPTQELVQLRASQINGCGFCVDIHTKDAAVAGETSARLNLVAAWRHSTVFTEAERAALALTEEGTRIIDGHEGVSDETWAQVRKHYDDDQAIALVSLIAVINATNRLGVILNNQGGAYESGNLATIAV, from the coding sequence ATGGAACCCCGTATGAACCTGTTCGCCCACGAGATCGGTGCCAAGATCGGCAAGCGGATCTTTGCCGTCAGCCAGGTGATCCAGGAGTCGCCGCTGCCCAAGCCGACCCAGGAGCTGGTGCAGCTGCGTGCCAGCCAGATCAACGGCTGCGGCTTCTGCGTCGACATCCACACCAAGGACGCCGCGGTCGCCGGTGAGACCTCGGCCCGGCTGAACCTGGTCGCCGCCTGGCGCCACTCCACCGTGTTCACCGAGGCCGAGCGGGCCGCGCTGGCCCTCACCGAGGAGGGCACGCGCATCATCGACGGCCACGAGGGCGTTTCCGACGAGACGTGGGCCCAGGTGCGCAAGCACTACGACGACGACCAGGCCATCGCACTGGTCTCCCTGATCGCCGTGATCAACGCAACCAACCGGCTCGGCGTGATCCTCAACAACCAGGGCGGCGCCTACGAGTCAGGCAACCTCGCCACCATCGCCGTCTGA
- a CDS encoding MmyB family transcriptional regulator — translation MAGVSLAAMLPASTTRLAWGALLGVLTGPAALARGRRPAASQLADLVGELTLKSPEFPSWWTDHRVLRRTHGAKSYHHPLVGDLRFSYESFQAPGESDRTLCVYNVEPDSETARSLQLLTSWTAPQPDTLPLPEPTIPPEAAP, via the coding sequence ATGGCCGGTGTCTCACTGGCGGCGATGCTGCCGGCTTCCACGACGCGGCTGGCGTGGGGAGCGCTGCTCGGCGTGCTGACCGGTCCGGCCGCCCTCGCGCGAGGGCGGCGGCCTGCGGCATCCCAGCTCGCCGACCTCGTCGGCGAACTCACTCTGAAATCACCCGAGTTCCCCAGCTGGTGGACCGATCACCGCGTCCTGCGCCGCACCCATGGCGCAAAGTCCTACCACCATCCCCTCGTCGGAGACCTCCGCTTCTCCTACGAGTCCTTCCAAGCGCCCGGCGAAAGCGACCGGACCCTGTGCGTCTACAACGTCGAACCGGACTCCGAAACCGCCCGCTCCCTCCAACTCCTCACCAGCTGGACGGCACCACAGCCGGACACGCTCCCCCTGCCAGAGCCCACCATCCCGCCCGAAGCAGCCCCGTAA
- a CDS encoding transposase: MRPAHVLGDKGYDSKAIRTWLRHRNTPHAIPQRADQAPEQDPPRQLRRSPALKGARTGPSPVERGRQGSKHHLISTGMAPRDTPHPRNTRATEAPAGPRPASPPSAARS, translated from the coding sequence GTGCGGCCCGCCCACGTCCTGGGCGACAAGGGTTACGACTCGAAGGCGATCCGCACCTGGCTGCGGCACCGCAACACCCCGCACGCCATCCCGCAGCGGGCCGACCAGGCCCCGGAACAGGATCCGCCGCGGCAGCTGCGGCGGAGCCCGGCCCTCAAGGGGGCTCGGACCGGACCTTCTCCGGTCGAACGCGGACGCCAGGGCAGCAAGCACCACTTGATCTCGACCGGCATGGCACCCCGTGATACCCCGCATCCGCGGAACACAAGGGCGACCGAGGCACCGGCCGGGCCGCGACCAGCCTCGCCACCGTCCGCCGCGCGCTCCTGA
- a CDS encoding EamA family transporter, with amino-acid sequence MALMLGSGLSNQTGAAIAALAFPVIGPVGVVAVRQWVAAAVLGAVGRPRLRRFTAAQWRPVLGLALVFAAMNLSLYVAIERIGLGLAVTLEFLGPLTVALSGSRRRTDLVAGVAAAGAVVVLARPTPSTDYLGICLATLAAVCWGCYILLNRTVGARLPGLEGSAAAAAVSAALYLPIGAWVLWHHRPTLAALGCALAAGVLSSAVPFLADLLALRRVPAHFFGVFMSVNPVFAALVGLVVLGQHLDRLAWLAIAVIVAANTAVVSTAHRPTTRRSTT; translated from the coding sequence GTGGCTCTGATGCTGGGAAGTGGCCTGTCCAACCAGACGGGGGCCGCCATCGCGGCGCTGGCATTCCCCGTCATCGGCCCAGTGGGGGTCGTGGCGGTCCGCCAGTGGGTGGCCGCTGCCGTGCTCGGCGCGGTCGGCAGGCCGCGGCTGAGGCGGTTCACCGCGGCGCAGTGGCGGCCGGTGCTGGGGCTCGCGCTGGTTTTCGCCGCGATGAACCTGTCCTTGTACGTGGCGATCGAGCGGATCGGGCTCGGCCTGGCCGTCACCCTGGAGTTCCTGGGCCCGCTGACCGTGGCCTTGAGCGGTTCCCGCCGCCGCACCGACCTCGTCGCCGGTGTGGCGGCCGCGGGCGCGGTGGTGGTCCTTGCCCGCCCCACCCCGTCCACCGATTACTTGGGCATTTGCCTGGCCACGCTGGCCGCAGTGTGCTGGGGCTGCTACATCTTGCTCAACCGGACCGTCGGCGCCCGGCTGCCCGGCCTGGAAGGCTCAGCCGCCGCCGCGGCCGTCTCCGCAGCCCTCTACCTGCCCATCGGCGCCTGGGTGCTCTGGCACCACCGACCCACCCTCGCGGCCCTGGGTTGTGCCCTGGCGGCCGGAGTGCTCTCCTCCGCGGTGCCGTTCCTCGCCGACCTGCTGGCCCTGCGCCGTGTCCCGGCGCACTTCTTCGGGGTGTTCATGAGCGTCAACCCCGTCTTCGCGGCCCTGGTCGGCCTCGTCGTCCTCGGGCAGCACCTCGACCGCCTCGCCTGGCTCGCGATCGCCGTGATCGTCGCTGCGAACACCGCCGTGGTCTCAACGGCCCACCGTCCCACCACCCGACGAAGTACGACATGA
- a CDS encoding class I SAM-dependent methyltransferase — translation MTTTGDLWYHYGRGRAAADRTVPEAFHWTWNQDGGPGPEVLGDLTGRCVGDLGAGTARHAAHLAVHHQPAWVTAVDASPAQYAMATDLYGHLAPRLRIVLSDVVAYLQAMTNTYDVLYSVFGAVDFTEPRELLPTAAAALRPGGRLVFSTLAHYLSGEHAQPDAVPADIPARTPEGEETTMRRWVLQEHVWTKALEEAGFTEITVDALAAAGQGPRTAETLLVSAVRLPQPPNL, via the coding sequence GTGACCACCACCGGAGACCTTTGGTATCACTACGGCCGGGGCCGTGCCGCTGCCGACCGGACCGTCCCCGAGGCCTTTCACTGGACCTGGAACCAGGACGGTGGACCCGGCCCGGAAGTGCTCGGCGACCTGACCGGCCGGTGCGTCGGTGACCTCGGCGCCGGGACGGCCCGGCACGCCGCGCACCTGGCAGTCCATCACCAACCCGCCTGGGTCACCGCGGTCGACGCCTCACCGGCCCAGTACGCCATGGCCACCGACCTGTACGGCCACCTCGCGCCGCGCCTGCGCATCGTGCTGTCCGACGTCGTGGCCTACTTGCAGGCGATGACCAACACGTACGACGTCCTCTACAGCGTCTTCGGCGCGGTCGACTTCACCGAGCCGCGGGAGCTGCTGCCGACCGCGGCCGCCGCGCTGCGGCCCGGCGGGCGGCTGGTGTTCTCCACCCTCGCCCACTACCTGAGCGGCGAGCACGCCCAGCCCGATGCCGTGCCCGCCGACATCCCGGCAAGGACACCGGAAGGAGAAGAGACCACGATGCGCCGCTGGGTGCTCCAGGAACACGTGTGGACGAAGGCCCTCGAAGAGGCCGGGTTCACCGAGATCACCGTCGATGCGCTGGCCGCCGCCGGGCAAGGGCCGCGCACGGCCGAAACGCTGCTGGTGTCTGCTGTCCGCCTACCGCAGCCCCCAAATCTCTAG
- a CDS encoding PhzF family phenazine biosynthesis protein produces the protein MRIHVVDAFTDRPFAGNPAGVCLLDAGDWPEVAWMQQVAAEMNHSETAFVRPLPADEGADWEIRWFAPLVETNLCGHATLATAHTLRRERGVVGEVRFRSRFSGILTAHAHEDGSITLDFPAAPGTEVPVPAGLSEALGVKPEAAFRTGALGDLLTVLPDEATVRAVTPDLDAIADLTRREGLRGVIITAPAPGPGLEYDFVSRFFSPAEGILEDPVTGSAHTALAPYWSARIGRNGLTGLQVSARTGLVRTAVHGDRVHLTGYAVTVLDGNLHA, from the coding sequence ATGCGTATCCACGTCGTAGACGCCTTCACCGACCGGCCCTTTGCCGGAAACCCCGCGGGCGTGTGCCTGCTTGATGCTGGAGACTGGCCTGAGGTTGCCTGGATGCAGCAGGTTGCCGCCGAGATGAATCACTCGGAGACCGCCTTCGTGCGGCCGCTCCCCGCCGACGAGGGCGCCGACTGGGAGATTCGCTGGTTCGCCCCACTCGTCGAGACCAATCTGTGCGGCCATGCCACATTGGCCACGGCGCACACGCTGCGGCGGGAGCGGGGGGTTGTCGGCGAAGTGCGGTTCCGTAGCCGGTTCAGCGGCATCCTCACCGCGCATGCGCACGAGGACGGCAGCATCACCCTGGACTTCCCGGCCGCGCCCGGCACTGAAGTACCGGTGCCGGCAGGCTTGTCGGAGGCCCTGGGGGTGAAGCCGGAGGCAGCCTTCCGTACCGGTGCGCTCGGCGACCTGCTGACCGTCCTGCCCGACGAGGCCACCGTCCGGGCCGTGACCCCCGACCTCGACGCGATAGCCGACCTGACCCGTCGTGAAGGCCTGCGCGGCGTCATCATCACGGCCCCGGCGCCCGGACCCGGCCTGGAGTACGACTTCGTCTCCCGCTTCTTCTCACCCGCCGAGGGCATCCTCGAGGATCCGGTCACAGGCAGTGCTCACACCGCCCTGGCCCCCTACTGGTCGGCGCGGATCGGCCGCAACGGGCTCACCGGCCTCCAGGTATCCGCGCGCACCGGGCTTGTCAGGACCGCCGTGCACGGTGACCGCGTCCATCTCACCGGGTACGCGGTCACCGTCCTCGATGGAAACCTGCACGCCTGA
- a CDS encoding IS110 family transposase, with the protein MADTVIDISGIGLFLGLDLGKEFHHARGLTGQGKTVHDKKLPNTEARLRELFDKLRAKFGTVLVIVDQVANIGALPLTVARATGCRVAYLPGLSMRRAADLYPGEAKTDARDAFVIADTARTMPHTLRAVDRDDEKLAELTMLTGYDNDLAGEVNRTSNRLRGLLSQIHPTLERVVGPRLGYPYILALLERHGSPARLKKLGHARCEALLKAHGSRKAHHLTAEIFDALAEQTVIVPGTEASALIVPGLAAQLAAAHTQRRQAEQEIAALLEALPLFHLLTSMPGMGVRTTAAVIVAIGDGTTFPTAGHLASYAGLAPATKSSGTSIRGEHAPHRGNRLLKRALFQAAFAAIGCKSDRSSRTYYDRQRARGKTHTQAILRLARQRVNVIHAMIRTGALYEPRTPGDIGLAA; encoded by the coding sequence ATGGCCGACACCGTCATCGATATCTCCGGCATAGGTCTGTTCCTCGGCCTGGACCTGGGCAAGGAGTTCCACCACGCCCGCGGCCTGACCGGGCAGGGCAAGACCGTCCACGACAAGAAGCTGCCCAACACCGAGGCCCGCCTGCGGGAGTTGTTCGACAAGCTCAGGGCCAAGTTCGGCACCGTCCTGGTGATCGTGGACCAGGTCGCCAACATCGGCGCGCTGCCACTGACCGTGGCCCGCGCGACCGGCTGCCGGGTCGCTTACCTGCCGGGACTCTCGATGCGCCGGGCCGCCGACCTCTACCCGGGCGAAGCCAAGACCGACGCCCGCGACGCCTTCGTCATCGCCGACACCGCCCGGACCATGCCGCACACCCTGCGCGCGGTGGACCGCGACGACGAGAAGCTGGCCGAGCTGACCATGCTCACCGGCTACGACAACGACCTGGCCGGCGAGGTCAACCGCACCTCCAACCGGCTGCGCGGCCTGCTCTCCCAGATCCATCCCACCCTGGAGCGGGTGGTCGGCCCCCGGCTGGGCTACCCCTACATCCTGGCCCTCCTTGAACGGCACGGCTCCCCGGCCAGGCTGAAGAAACTGGGCCACGCCCGCTGCGAGGCCCTGCTCAAGGCGCACGGCTCGCGCAAGGCCCACCACCTCACCGCGGAGATCTTCGACGCGCTTGCCGAGCAGACCGTCATCGTGCCCGGCACCGAGGCCAGCGCGCTGATCGTGCCCGGACTTGCCGCCCAGCTCGCCGCCGCCCACACCCAGCGCCGCCAGGCCGAGCAGGAGATCGCCGCCCTGCTGGAGGCCCTCCCTCTTTTCCACCTCCTGACCTCCATGCCCGGCATGGGCGTCAGGACCACCGCCGCCGTGATCGTCGCCATCGGCGACGGCACCACCTTCCCCACCGCAGGACACCTCGCCTCCTACGCCGGACTCGCCCCCGCCACCAAGTCCTCGGGCACCTCCATCCGTGGCGAGCACGCACCCCACCGCGGCAACCGACTCCTCAAACGCGCCCTCTTCCAGGCCGCGTTCGCCGCGATCGGCTGCAAATCCGACCGCTCCTCCCGCACCTACTACGACCGTCAACGCGCACGCGGCA
- a CDS encoding LysR family transcriptional regulator, producing the protein MNERMDDERRSAQALELKHLRCLVAIIDTGTFTDAAYELGTSQAAVSRTLAALENLLGVRLLHRTSRSVAPTPAGVQVLARARVLLAGADELIHEAATGRTRLHIGHAWSAFGSHTTEFQRRWHEQHPETDLRLIRHNTPTGGLAEGLCDLAVIRAPLDLKPWAHALIGHEARYVALASDDPWARRRSVRLAEIPTRTLAIDRRTGTTTLGLWPEGKRPDVEYTHDIDDWLAAIATGRCIGLSAQATAAQYRRDDITYRPLRDAGPIPVHLIWRPHDAHPATHTAIALASHLYRRDTDPK; encoded by the coding sequence ATGAATGAGCGTATGGATGACGAGCGGCGCAGCGCACAGGCACTGGAACTGAAACACCTGCGCTGCCTGGTCGCCATCATCGACACCGGCACTTTCACCGATGCCGCCTACGAACTCGGTACCTCCCAGGCCGCTGTCTCCCGCACCCTCGCCGCCCTCGAGAACCTGCTCGGGGTGCGACTGCTGCACCGCACCAGCCGCAGCGTCGCACCCACCCCCGCGGGTGTGCAGGTGCTCGCCCGCGCCCGCGTCCTGCTCGCCGGCGCCGACGAGCTCATCCACGAAGCCGCCACCGGCCGTACTCGCCTGCACATCGGCCACGCCTGGTCCGCCTTCGGCAGCCACACCACCGAATTCCAGCGCCGCTGGCACGAACAGCACCCCGAGACCGACCTGCGCCTGATCCGCCACAACACCCCCACCGGCGGCCTCGCCGAAGGGCTGTGCGACCTCGCCGTCATCCGCGCCCCGCTCGACCTCAAACCCTGGGCGCATGCCCTGATCGGCCACGAGGCGCGTTACGTCGCCCTGGCCTCCGACGATCCCTGGGCCCGCCGCCGTAGCGTCCGCCTGGCTGAGATCCCCACCCGCACTCTGGCCATCGACCGCCGCACCGGCACCACCACCCTCGGCCTGTGGCCCGAAGGGAAACGGCCCGACGTCGAGTACACCCACGACATCGACGACTGGCTCGCCGCCATCGCCACCGGCCGCTGCATCGGCCTCAGCGCTCAGGCCACAGCCGCCCAATACCGCCGCGACGACATCACTTACCGCCCCCTGCGCGACGCCGGCCCCATCCCCGTCCACCTCATCTGGCGCCCCCACGACGCCCACCCCGCCACTCACACCGCCATCGCCCTCGCCTCTCATCTCTACCGCCGGGACACCGACCCCAAGTGA